One window from the genome of Actinoplanes teichomyceticus ATCC 31121 encodes:
- a CDS encoding glycosyltransferase family 2 protein yields MFAKLPALITEVILVDGGSRDRTVEVARQLRPDVVVVQQTRTGKGNALACGFAACTGDIIVMIDADGSTDPAEIPLFVAKLTGGDQFVKGTRFNFGGHSHDITRLRKLGNDGLNLVVNVLFKTKFTDLCYGYNAFWRDVVPALDLPDVDLPRPADGSKLWGDGFEIETMINIRAVAERLKVGEVGSTEHERIHGQSNLNTFRDGFRVLRTIFSEFGRARARRKAGIVPFAAKLTASSTRRPAGPHVVAAAGPHPVDPRAHLNRGRRDEIGARRSEDVKKRRGTALDDLGTRPTQDLRALRARALDGRQSPDVSQTRATLDD; encoded by the coding sequence GTGTTCGCGAAGCTGCCGGCCCTGATCACCGAGGTGATCCTGGTCGACGGAGGCTCCCGGGACCGGACCGTCGAGGTGGCGCGGCAACTGCGCCCGGACGTGGTGGTGGTGCAGCAGACCCGGACCGGCAAGGGCAACGCGCTGGCCTGTGGTTTCGCTGCCTGCACCGGCGACATCATCGTGATGATCGACGCCGACGGCTCCACCGACCCGGCCGAGATCCCGCTGTTCGTCGCCAAGCTGACCGGTGGCGATCAGTTCGTCAAGGGCACCCGGTTCAACTTCGGCGGCCACAGCCACGACATCACCCGGCTGCGCAAGCTCGGCAACGACGGGCTCAACCTGGTGGTCAACGTCCTGTTCAAGACGAAGTTCACCGATCTGTGCTACGGCTACAACGCCTTCTGGCGCGACGTGGTGCCGGCGCTCGACCTGCCGGACGTCGACCTGCCCCGCCCCGCCGACGGCAGCAAGCTGTGGGGCGACGGCTTCGAGATCGAAACCATGATCAATATCCGCGCGGTGGCCGAACGGCTCAAGGTCGGCGAGGTCGGCAGCACCGAGCACGAGCGCATCCACGGCCAGAGCAACCTGAACACCTTCCGCGACGGCTTCCGCGTGCTGCGCACCATCTTCAGCGAGTTCGGCCGGGCCCGGGCCCGCCGCAAGGCCGGCATCGTGCCGTTCGCCGCGAAGCTGACCGCCTCGAGCACCCGCCGGCCGGCCGGCCCGCACGTCGTGGCCGCCGCCGGCCCGCACCCGGTCGACCCGCGCGCCCACCTCAACCGGGGCCGCCGCGACGAGATCGGCGCCCGCCGCTCCGAGGACGTCAAGAAGCGGCGCGGCACCGCGCTCGACGATCTCGGCACCCGGCCCACGCAGGACCTGCGGGCGCTGCGGGCCCGGGCCCTCGACGGCCGGCAGAGCCCGGACGTCAGCCAGACCCGCGCCACGCTCGACGACTGA
- a CDS encoding serine/threonine-protein kinase: protein MRMLGGRYQLVHRIGLGGMSEVWRGHDQVLDRPVAVKIMAPAVEGTLGQAGVELIRAEARSAARLAHPNVAGVHDFGTSPAPGRPDVPYIVMELVEGQTLSQHLASGPLDWRIGVRICAEVAAALAAAHAEQVVHRDIKPANVMLTPSGAKVLDFGIAAAVGAPEPDPDGPVMGTPAYVAPERFEGMPATPATDMFALGSLLYHCLAGRVPWTTRSHTELIHAQRYWDPEPLPALDGLPAEVLDLCFRCLRRDPRERPTALVAALLLAEAVDARVYVPLSDLQPTLPPWDERAAEEPTYIGEHAGHAEHAGRHRAD from the coding sequence GTGCGGATGCTGGGTGGGCGGTATCAGCTGGTGCACCGGATCGGTCTGGGCGGCATGTCCGAGGTCTGGCGAGGCCACGACCAGGTGCTGGACCGCCCGGTCGCCGTCAAGATCATGGCGCCGGCGGTGGAGGGCACCCTCGGCCAGGCCGGCGTCGAGCTGATCCGCGCCGAGGCCCGGTCGGCAGCCCGGCTGGCCCATCCCAACGTGGCCGGCGTGCACGACTTCGGCACCTCACCGGCGCCCGGGCGGCCCGACGTGCCCTACATCGTGATGGAGCTGGTCGAGGGGCAGACGCTGAGCCAGCACCTGGCGAGCGGGCCGCTGGACTGGCGGATCGGGGTGCGGATCTGCGCCGAGGTGGCCGCCGCCCTGGCCGCCGCGCACGCCGAGCAGGTGGTGCACCGCGACATCAAGCCGGCCAACGTGATGCTCACCCCCAGCGGGGCGAAGGTGCTGGACTTCGGCATCGCGGCCGCGGTCGGCGCGCCCGAGCCGGACCCGGACGGGCCGGTGATGGGCACCCCGGCGTACGTGGCCCCGGAGCGCTTCGAGGGGATGCCGGCCACCCCGGCGACCGACATGTTCGCGCTCGGCTCGCTGCTCTACCACTGCCTGGCCGGGCGGGTGCCGTGGACCACCCGGTCGCACACCGAGCTGATCCACGCGCAGCGGTACTGGGACCCGGAGCCGCTACCGGCGCTGGACGGGCTGCCGGCCGAGGTGCTCGACCTGTGCTTCCGGTGCCTGCGCCGCGACCCGCGGGAGCGGCCGACCGCGCTGGTCGCCGCGCTGCTGCTGGCCGAGGCGGTGGACGCGCGGGTGTACGTGCCGCTGTCCGACCTGCAGCCGACCCTGCCGCCGTGGGACGAGCGCGCCGCGGAGGAGCCCACCTACATCGGCGAGCACGCCGGACACGCCGAGCACGCCGGCCGGCATCGCGCCGACTGA
- a CDS encoding STAS domain-containing protein has product MTTRRQVDGATVVDVRGTLDSATVDALREVLLETLQRDRPTAMIVDLTYVTFMDSVGIGALVAGQRAARNIGARFQLRNPSDFVHRQLRVTGLTELLGCI; this is encoded by the coding sequence ATGACGACACGGCGGCAGGTCGACGGCGCCACGGTCGTCGACGTGCGGGGCACCCTGGACTCGGCCACCGTCGACGCGCTGCGCGAGGTGCTGCTGGAGACCCTGCAGCGGGACCGGCCGACCGCGATGATCGTCGACCTGACGTACGTCACCTTCATGGACTCGGTCGGCATCGGCGCCCTGGTCGCCGGCCAGCGCGCGGCCCGCAACATCGGCGCCCGCTTCCAGTTGCGCAACCCGAGCGACTTCGTGCACCGCCAACTGCGCGTCACCGGCCTGACCGAGCTCCTCGGCTGCATCTGA
- a CDS encoding cytochrome P450, with protein MQALRFAAALYRRQLAIHYWGRVRRDPLSRLHLAPGRDDPYAIYDAVRAYGPLMPTRLGDYVSATHAVCDSVLRDRRFGPRAVEMNGPGAPGDEIDMSFLDKDPPEHTRLRRLAQPAFSPKQIAGYRPLVERVVGELLAAAAAKGTFDLVHDFAAPLPIAVITDLLGVPDADTEAFAEHGAVVGSALDGVRSLRHAARLKAASDAIDDVFIRLFVLRRREPGDDAVSRILAAEGDRIESHELLPMCRLLLVAGFETTVNLIGNAVGALLDHPRQWAALCADPAGLADAAVEETLRWDPPVQRTARCAREDVEVAGVPVRRGQFVVSLLGGANRDPAVYTDAARFDIHRTPEADHLAFSSGIHYCIGAPLARLEAGIALRMLAETMPGLRRGGAPRRRNASIIRGPLTLPVTVGRVLATR; from the coding sequence ATGCAGGCCCTGCGATTCGCCGCCGCGCTCTACCGGCGCCAGCTCGCCATCCACTACTGGGGCCGGGTGCGGCGGGACCCGCTGTCCCGGCTGCACCTGGCCCCGGGGCGGGACGATCCGTATGCCATCTACGACGCGGTGCGGGCGTACGGGCCGCTGATGCCGACCCGGCTCGGCGACTACGTGAGCGCGACCCACGCCGTCTGCGACTCGGTGTTGCGCGACCGCCGGTTCGGCCCGCGCGCGGTGGAGATGAACGGCCCCGGCGCGCCCGGCGACGAGATCGACATGTCGTTCCTGGACAAGGACCCGCCGGAGCACACCCGCCTGCGCCGCCTGGCCCAGCCGGCGTTCAGTCCGAAACAGATCGCCGGCTACCGGCCGCTCGTCGAGCGGGTGGTCGGCGAGCTGCTCGCCGCGGCCGCCGCGAAGGGCACCTTCGACCTGGTGCACGACTTCGCCGCGCCGCTGCCGATCGCGGTGATCACCGATCTGCTGGGTGTCCCGGACGCCGACACGGAGGCGTTCGCCGAGCACGGCGCGGTGGTCGGCAGCGCCCTCGACGGGGTCCGCTCGCTGCGGCACGCGGCCCGGCTCAAAGCCGCCAGCGACGCCATCGACGACGTGTTCATCCGCCTGTTCGTGCTGCGCCGGCGGGAGCCGGGCGACGACGCGGTGAGCCGGATCCTGGCCGCCGAGGGCGACCGGATCGAGTCGCACGAGTTGCTGCCGATGTGCCGGCTGCTGCTGGTGGCCGGCTTCGAGACCACCGTCAACCTGATCGGCAACGCGGTCGGCGCGCTGCTCGACCACCCGCGGCAGTGGGCGGCGCTGTGCGCCGATCCGGCCGGGCTGGCCGACGCGGCCGTCGAGGAGACGCTGCGCTGGGACCCGCCGGTGCAGCGCACCGCCCGCTGCGCCCGCGAGGACGTCGAGGTCGCCGGCGTCCCGGTGCGCCGCGGCCAGTTCGTCGTGTCCCTGCTCGGCGGCGCCAACCGCGACCCGGCCGTCTACACCGACGCGGCGCGGTTCGACATCCACCGCACCCCGGAAGCCGACCACCTGGCCTTCTCCAGCGGCATCCACTATTGCATCGGCGCGCCGCTGGCCCGACTGGAGGCCGGCATCGCGCTGCGCATGCTGGCCGAGACGATGCCGGGCCTGCGCCGCGGCGGCGCGCCGCGCCGCCGCAACGCCAGCATCATCCGCGGCCCGCTGACCCTGCCGGTCACGGTCGGCCGGGTGCTCGCCACCCGCTGA
- a CDS encoding universal stress protein, whose product MTAPVIVGTDGGPGAADALALGRWLAGAQRVPLIVAVVHPAPSAIGSGRVDAEWVADRHRAAERILAGARAALDDTPGVDYRVVASTSAAHGLHDLAEQTGAAMLVVGSGASAPAARILAGSTAQRLLAGSVCPIAVTPAGGGPAPGTLGRIGVAYVDTPDGRVALAAAADLARRTGNPLLLVTVVAGGDAALPFLIGDDAERAFLETARETYEEALRRAAATVPDVPVEWQLRSGDVVQQLAGLDEVDVLFCGSRGYGPARRVLLGGVSGRLLRRAARPLVVAPRA is encoded by the coding sequence ATGACCGCGCCGGTGATCGTCGGGACGGACGGCGGCCCGGGCGCCGCCGACGCCCTGGCGCTCGGCCGCTGGCTGGCCGGGGCCCAGCGGGTGCCGTTGATCGTCGCGGTGGTGCACCCGGCGCCGTCCGCGATCGGCTCCGGCCGGGTGGACGCCGAGTGGGTGGCCGACCGGCACCGGGCCGCCGAGCGGATCCTCGCCGGGGCGCGCGCCGCCCTGGACGACACGCCCGGCGTCGACTACCGGGTCGTCGCGTCCACCTCGGCCGCGCACGGCCTGCACGACCTGGCCGAGCAGACCGGCGCGGCGATGCTGGTGGTCGGCTCCGGCGCATCCGCCCCGGCCGCCCGGATCCTCGCCGGCAGCACCGCGCAACGGCTGCTCGCCGGCAGTGTCTGCCCGATCGCGGTGACGCCGGCGGGCGGCGGCCCGGCCCCGGGCACCCTCGGGCGGATCGGGGTCGCCTATGTGGACACCCCGGACGGGCGGGTCGCGCTGGCCGCGGCCGCCGACCTGGCCCGCCGTACCGGCAACCCGCTGCTGCTGGTCACCGTGGTGGCCGGCGGGGACGCGGCACTGCCGTTCCTGATCGGCGACGACGCGGAACGGGCCTTCCTGGAGACGGCGCGGGAGACGTACGAGGAGGCGCTGCGCCGGGCCGCCGCGACCGTCCCGGACGTGCCGGTGGAGTGGCAGCTGCGCTCCGGGGACGTGGTCCAGCAACTGGCCGGACTGGACGAGGTGGACGTGCTGTTCTGCGGATCGCGCGGGTACGGGCCGGCACGGCGGGTGCTGCTCGGCGGGGTGTCCGGACGGCTGCTGCGCCGGGCCGCCCGCCCGCTGGTCGTGGCGCCGCGGGCATGA
- a CDS encoding glycosyltransferase family 2 protein, giving the protein MTETPLATTIVIPTYTEKRWSYLLRTLASARAQSHQPDEIVVVVDHNPAMFERAKRELDGVTVLENAYAQGVSGNRNTGAEHASTPLIAFLDDDIIADRHWLARQIEPFADPDVVGTGGAIVPAWAGRPPRWMPAEFLWAVGGSYAGMPTETAPVRNVWSANMIVRRTTFLAVGGFRLGFGKLGNRNRPEDTDLCLRMSEAGGHWMYVPAAVIQHEVPAERATFRFFVRRCYAEGRGKVQMAALHRGDPLGAERNYLWSLPRAVLRHLGRAARGQGVDQLLRAGGVVAGVAAAGAGGVVETVSSRRPGRRPTVRAAQ; this is encoded by the coding sequence GTGACAGAAACCCCCCTCGCGACCACGATCGTCATCCCCACCTACACCGAGAAGCGCTGGAGCTACCTACTGCGCACGCTGGCGTCGGCCCGCGCCCAGAGTCATCAGCCGGACGAGATCGTCGTCGTGGTCGATCACAACCCGGCGATGTTCGAGCGGGCCAAGCGTGAGCTGGACGGCGTCACGGTGCTGGAGAACGCCTACGCCCAGGGCGTCTCGGGCAACCGCAACACCGGCGCCGAGCACGCGTCCACCCCGCTGATCGCCTTCCTGGACGACGACATCATCGCCGACCGGCACTGGCTGGCCCGGCAGATCGAGCCGTTCGCCGACCCGGACGTGGTCGGCACCGGTGGCGCGATCGTGCCGGCCTGGGCGGGTCGCCCGCCGCGCTGGATGCCAGCCGAGTTCCTCTGGGCGGTCGGCGGGTCGTACGCCGGAATGCCCACCGAGACCGCCCCGGTCCGCAACGTCTGGTCCGCCAACATGATCGTCCGCCGCACGACGTTCCTGGCGGTCGGCGGCTTCCGGCTCGGCTTCGGCAAGCTCGGCAACCGCAACCGCCCCGAGGACACCGACCTGTGCCTGCGGATGAGCGAGGCCGGCGGCCACTGGATGTACGTCCCGGCCGCCGTCATCCAGCATGAGGTGCCGGCCGAGCGGGCCACCTTCCGGTTCTTCGTGCGCCGCTGCTACGCGGAGGGCCGCGGCAAGGTCCAGATGGCCGCCCTGCACCGCGGCGACCCGCTTGGCGCCGAGCGGAACTACCTGTGGTCGCTGCCCCGGGCGGTCCTGCGCCACCTCGGCCGGGCCGCCCGCGGCCAGGGCGTGGACCAGCTGCTGCGGGCCGGCGGCGTGGTCGCCGGAGTCGCCGCCGCCGGAGCCGGTGGCGTCGTGGAGACCGTCAGTTCGCGCCGGCCCGGCCGGCGCCCCACGGTGAGGGCGGCCCAGTGA
- a CDS encoding glycosyltransferase — MTTAPVFERDAALLPAVVLDLELSEPLPRVAATTPDGRRVQQAWALVRLFTEPLGSVLVDVPDHGLSPADLAAAVDDELGDVVRPRLGGAPVPAGGFTPATEPEFLAGRRAVLAGAPDITVVVCTRERPGALARCLDSLLAQQYPGLRILVVDNAPATGATAEVVRSAARRGPVEYLREPKAGLSFARNAAVAACPGQILAWIDDDEVADPYWLAEVARALAEHPEADVVSGVIVPAELETRAQLWFEQFGGHSKGRGFRPDVFGPHSAHRQSPLYPLPPFGTGANMTFRPGVIERIGGWDTALGAGTPAMGSEDTLAFTQVLLAGGTIVYQPTAVTHHYHRRDLAGLHQQMVGYGTGLTAAYTSLLMSRPGLIWQLLKLAPVAFRDLTGADSLRVATLRADFPRELLGANRRGMIAGPRAYLRGRRTARARLRQHP; from the coding sequence GTGACCACCGCTCCGGTCTTCGAGAGAGACGCCGCGCTGCTGCCCGCCGTCGTGCTCGACCTGGAACTGTCCGAGCCGCTGCCGCGAGTCGCCGCCACCACCCCGGACGGGCGCCGCGTGCAGCAGGCCTGGGCGCTGGTCCGGCTCTTCACCGAGCCGCTCGGCAGCGTCCTGGTCGACGTCCCGGATCATGGCCTGAGCCCCGCCGACCTGGCCGCCGCCGTCGACGACGAGCTGGGCGACGTGGTGCGCCCGCGGCTCGGCGGCGCGCCGGTCCCGGCCGGCGGGTTCACCCCGGCCACCGAGCCGGAGTTCCTGGCCGGCCGGCGGGCCGTGCTCGCCGGCGCGCCGGACATCACCGTGGTGGTCTGCACCCGGGAGCGGCCCGGCGCGCTCGCCCGCTGTCTGGACAGCCTGCTCGCCCAGCAGTACCCGGGCCTGCGGATCCTGGTGGTCGACAACGCCCCGGCCACCGGGGCGACCGCCGAGGTGGTGCGCTCGGCCGCCCGCCGCGGGCCGGTGGAGTACCTGCGGGAGCCGAAGGCCGGGCTGTCGTTCGCCCGCAACGCCGCGGTCGCCGCCTGCCCCGGGCAGATCCTGGCCTGGATCGACGACGACGAGGTCGCCGACCCGTACTGGCTGGCCGAGGTGGCCCGGGCGCTGGCCGAGCATCCGGAGGCCGACGTGGTGTCCGGCGTGATCGTCCCGGCCGAGCTGGAGACCCGTGCACAGCTCTGGTTCGAGCAGTTCGGCGGGCACAGCAAGGGCCGCGGCTTCCGGCCGGACGTGTTCGGCCCGCACAGCGCGCACCGGCAGAGCCCGCTCTACCCGCTGCCGCCGTTCGGCACCGGGGCGAACATGACGTTCCGGCCCGGCGTGATCGAACGGATCGGCGGCTGGGACACCGCGCTGGGCGCCGGGACCCCGGCGATGGGCTCCGAGGACACCCTGGCGTTCACCCAGGTGCTGCTGGCCGGTGGGACGATCGTCTACCAGCCGACCGCGGTCACCCACCACTACCACCGGCGCGACCTCGCCGGCCTGCACCAGCAGATGGTCGGCTACGGCACCGGGCTGACCGCGGCGTACACCAGTCTGCTGATGAGCCGGCCGGGGCTGATCTGGCAGCTGCTCAAGCTGGCGCCCGTCGCGTTCCGGGACCTGACCGGCGCGGACAGCCTGCGGGTCGCCACCCTGCGCGCGGACTTCCCGCGTGAGCTGCTCGGCGCCAACCGGCGCGGCATGATCGCGGGCCCCCGTGCCTACCTGCGGGGTCGGCGGACCGCCCGGGCCAGGCTCCGCCAGCACCCGTGA
- a CDS encoding amino acid permease, protein MAGRGLFAIRDVGSLIHQTTEEGTGLKRAVGVTQLTAMGVGAIIGTGIFVVIGKGSGIAGPAVVLSFVLAAVACAFSALSYAELASSIPVSGSAYTYAYATLGEVVAWVIGWDLILEYGVSVAGIAIGWGGNLNAFLDAAFGVSLPDAVAKSPSDGGVVNLPAVFVVLAITFLLVRGVSESARANLIMVVVKLVVLVFFIVVAFANFGTGNFRPFAPAGVDGVTSAAAIIFFAYIGFDAVSTGSEEARNPSRDLPLAILGSLAICTVFYVLTTVSALGIASPEQMKDSDAPLAAALDQGAGMSWAAGLLALGAVVAITSVVLVIFYGQTRIFFAMCRDGLLPRRMAAVNQRYGTPARLTVVLGVLIAVLAALVPLGTIVELVNIGTLFAFVLVNVGVIVLRRTRPDMPRPYRVPWSPVLPLIGVALAVYLMGDLPVDTWIRFAVWLAAGLLIYGCYGYRHSRLRQAAAPSPATPRRPRDGAS, encoded by the coding sequence ATGGCTGGACGGGGGTTGTTCGCGATCCGGGACGTCGGGTCGCTGATTCACCAGACCACCGAGGAGGGCACCGGGCTCAAACGGGCGGTGGGCGTCACCCAGCTCACCGCGATGGGCGTCGGCGCGATCATCGGCACCGGCATCTTCGTGGTGATCGGCAAGGGGTCCGGGATCGCCGGGCCGGCCGTCGTCCTGTCGTTCGTGCTCGCCGCGGTGGCCTGCGCGTTCTCCGCACTGTCCTACGCCGAGCTGGCGTCGTCGATCCCGGTCTCCGGCAGCGCGTACACCTACGCCTACGCCACCCTCGGCGAGGTGGTCGCCTGGGTCATCGGGTGGGACCTGATCCTGGAGTACGGCGTCTCGGTGGCCGGCATCGCGATCGGCTGGGGCGGCAACCTCAACGCGTTCCTGGACGCGGCCTTCGGCGTCAGCCTGCCGGACGCCGTCGCCAAGTCCCCGTCGGACGGCGGCGTCGTCAACCTGCCCGCCGTCTTCGTGGTGCTGGCCATCACGTTCCTGCTGGTTCGTGGGGTGAGCGAGAGCGCCCGGGCGAACCTGATCATGGTCGTGGTCAAACTGGTGGTGCTGGTGTTCTTCATCGTCGTGGCGTTCGCCAACTTCGGCACCGGCAACTTCCGCCCGTTCGCCCCGGCCGGCGTGGACGGGGTGACCTCGGCCGCGGCGATCATCTTCTTCGCGTACATCGGGTTCGACGCGGTCTCCACCGGCAGCGAGGAGGCCCGCAACCCGTCCCGGGACCTGCCGCTGGCGATCCTCGGCTCGCTCGCCATCTGCACCGTCTTCTACGTGCTGACCACGGTGAGCGCGCTCGGCATCGCCAGCCCGGAGCAGATGAAGGACAGCGACGCGCCGCTGGCCGCCGCGCTCGACCAGGGCGCCGGGATGAGCTGGGCGGCGGGCCTGCTCGCGCTGGGCGCGGTGGTCGCGATCACCAGCGTGGTCCTGGTGATCTTCTACGGCCAGACCCGGATCTTCTTCGCCATGTGCCGCGACGGCCTGCTGCCGCGCCGGATGGCCGCGGTCAACCAGCGGTACGGCACCCCGGCGCGGCTGACCGTCGTGCTCGGCGTCCTGATCGCGGTGCTCGCCGCGCTGGTCCCGCTGGGCACCATCGTGGAGTTGGTCAACATCGGCACGCTGTTCGCGTTCGTCCTGGTCAATGTCGGGGTGATCGTGCTGCGGCGGACGCGGCCGGACATGCCGCGGCCGTACCGGGTGCCGTGGTCGCCGGTGCTGCCGCTGATCGGTGTGGCGCTCGCCGTCTACCTGATGGGCGACCTGCCGGTGGACACCTGGATCCGGTTCGCGGTGTGGCTGGCCGCCGGCCTGCTCATCTACGGCTGCTACGGCTACCGGCACTCCCGGCTGCGGCAGGCGGCGGCGCCGAGCCCGGCCACGCCGCGGCGGCCGCGGGACGGCGCGTCATGA
- a CDS encoding sulfotransferase family protein has product MSLPDFLIAGVPKAGTTALHAALTGHPELFLPSVKEPKFFLSDGPPPVHGGPGDVQTYQEHVWRRPDYEALFAPAEPGALRGEATPFYLHDLAAHDRIRALVPDVRIILLLRDPVDRAHSNWTHLWNAGLEPEADFLAACRAEPQRRAAGWAQFWHYLDLGRYGRQLEHLYQRFPREQVLLLRYRDLKDAPAATLDRVCAFLGVRTGLLTAIPKENVNRHVVHDNAVNRVLRGLLRAGGTFGHRFPVPLRLAARGPLLTLLHRRKGTRPVTTPAERAELLPYFAEDIALLQDITGERYDDWLSVDRHARAPETPPIQ; this is encoded by the coding sequence ATGTCACTTCCCGACTTCCTGATCGCCGGTGTTCCCAAAGCCGGGACCACCGCCCTGCACGCTGCCCTGACCGGTCATCCCGAGCTGTTCCTGCCATCGGTCAAGGAACCGAAGTTCTTCCTCTCCGACGGGCCGCCGCCGGTGCACGGCGGGCCCGGCGACGTGCAGACCTACCAGGAGCACGTGTGGCGACGCCCGGATTACGAGGCGCTGTTCGCACCTGCCGAGCCGGGCGCCCTGCGGGGTGAGGCCACCCCGTTCTACCTGCACGACCTCGCCGCCCACGACCGGATCCGGGCGCTGGTCCCGGACGTGCGGATCATCCTGCTGCTGCGCGACCCGGTGGACCGGGCGCACTCCAACTGGACCCACCTGTGGAACGCCGGCCTGGAGCCGGAGGCCGACTTCCTGGCCGCGTGCCGGGCCGAGCCGCAGCGCCGTGCGGCCGGTTGGGCGCAGTTCTGGCACTACCTGGACCTGGGCCGGTACGGCCGCCAGCTGGAGCACCTCTACCAGCGTTTCCCCCGGGAGCAGGTGCTGCTGCTGCGCTACCGGGATCTCAAGGACGCCCCGGCGGCCACGCTGGACCGGGTCTGCGCGTTCCTCGGCGTGCGCACCGGATTGCTCACGGCCATCCCCAAGGAGAACGTGAACCGGCACGTCGTGCACGACAACGCGGTCAACCGGGTGCTGCGCGGCCTGCTGCGGGCCGGTGGCACCTTCGGTCACCGCTTCCCGGTGCCGCTGCGCCTGGCCGCCCGCGGGCCGCTGCTCACCCTGCTGCACCGCCGCAAGGGCACCCGCCCGGTGACCACCCCGGCCGAGCGCGCCGAGCTGCTGCCGTACTTCGCCGAGGACATCGCGCTGCTGCAGGACATCACCGGCGAGCGGTACGACGACTGGCTCAGCGTGGACCGACACGCCCGCGCGCCGGAAACCCCACCGATTCAATAG